From the genome of Salvelinus alpinus chromosome 19, SLU_Salpinus.1, whole genome shotgun sequence, one region includes:
- the LOC139545800 gene encoding ataxin-2-like isoform X6: protein MSMKQAGGNRKPGGGAAAGAGRQNLGRGRHSAKGTSAAVVFNGVYANMRMVHVLTSVVGSKCELKVKNGLVYDGVFKTYGPECDLVLDAAHRKIPKPSEGPRQEDIVESIIFKASDVVVVHFRDVDLNFASKISTDTDNFTDTAVSGRINGEHKEKDLEPWDGGEQQQHVVSGSLESLDTDVSNGWDPNDMFKYNEEQYGIMSTYDSSLSTYTVALERDNSEEFLKREARAAQLAQEIEASATYKARVALENDERTEEEKYSAVVRGEKGEREPHTLNRENKYIPPGQRNREGMSWGVGRQNSPKLVQSSSGPPRPGPHDYSPSSGADQRVVNGGTALWPSPCPSPSLRPPFCYQSGPSLPTRVATPSRPPSRASRPSSHPSAHGAPALVSTMPNRRMSSEGPPRMSPKTQRTPRTHRVPPGGRVPPGVDFMPHNAPGEVPVPPPTRSSSSGGTWSSVVSGAHRPRSPRQNSMGGASPGPSSLHLAQTGTTPVEPATTQSASSPTAASPARDMAATPSAEAKESRVQETRQNSPTANKENMKPLESPPSISRPLSKGPPSMAPDHRKQIDNLKKFSVDFRLQSSSNPDPQFEQMMTKPSPDAAGEKPKELPLDKGLEGSEEGAVAPTGSSKTGSPGAPSSSTLCPATEQKRGPDVTSQGVQTSAPTFSGGAKPEDKEEKEPVKDQIMKSTLNPNAHEFKPRVFNTQPKPATTPTPPRPQGQPSPSIVVQQPQQVYSQTVCFPQMYPLTPVSPGVQKSIIWKSPAMYHVQMPHMTVSQSKPYRPGKVANMPQQRSDQHHPQGTPTMMHPAQAAGQPIVAQSPTYSAQYFTCSPQQFTSQQLMQQMPHYQSQAQHVFSPVMQSQARMMAPPNHGQLVSSSTTQYGEQTHTMYVSQGPMPQQYQHPQPSVTPTGQAQQGGQHGGNHPAPSPVQQHQAAAAQALHMGNQPQQQMYQALAPTPPSMTPGTNPQSPQGSFPSAQQAVYLHPQQMQHGYNPSHMAHMQQAHMQSGMVPSHPGHPQMMLMATQQPGGHQPQLPQNALNPIPVSSTTHFSYLAHPQVQQHHQ, encoded by the exons TGTGACCTGGTCCTAGATGCAGCCCACAGGAAGATCCCTAAGCCCAGCGAGGGCCCGCGACAGGAAGACATTGTGGAAAGCATCATCTTCAAGGCTTCTGACGTGGTGGTGGTGCACTTCAGAGACGTGGACCTCAATTTTGCCAGTAAAA TCTCTACCGACACAG ACAACTTCACGGATACGGCGGTGAGCGGCAGAATCAACGGGGAGCACAAGGAGAAGGACCTGGAGCCGTGGGATGGAGGGGAGCAGCAGCAGCACGTTGTCTCAGGCAGCCTGGAGTCCCTGGACACAGACGTG TCTAATGGATGGGACCCGAATGACATGTTCAAGTACAACGAAGAGCAGTATGGCATCATGTCGACCTACGACAGCAGCCTGTCTACCTACAC TGTTGCCCTGGAGCGGGATAACTCCGAGGAGTTCCTGAAGCGGGAGGCACGGGCAGCCCAGCTGGCGCAGGAGATCGAGGCCAGTGCCACCTACAAGGCCCGCGTGGCCCTGGAGAACGACGAGCGCACCGAGGAGGAGAAGTACTCAGCTGTGGTGCGCGGAGAGAAGGGAGAGCGGGAGCCACACACACTCAACAG AGAAAACAAGTACATTCCCCCGggccagaggaacagagaggggatGTCATGGGGAGTGGGTCGTCAGAACTCCCCCAAGTTGGTCCAGAGCAGCAGCGGACCTCCGCGGCCAGGTCCCCATGACTACAGCCCCAGCTCTGGAGCCGACCAGCGGGTTGTCAACGGAG GTACCGCCTTGTGGCCATCTCCCTGCCCATCTCCCTCCTTGCGTCCTCCTTTTTGCTACCAGTCAGGGCCCTCTCTCCCAACCAGGGTGGCCACACCCTCCAGACCTCCCTCGCGGGCTTCCCGGCCCTCGTCTCACCCCTCCGCCCACGGCGCTCCAGCTCTCGTCTCCACTATGCCCAATAGACGCATGTCCTCCGAAG gcccTCCCAGGATGTCACCGAAGACACAGCGCACCCCACGCACCCACAGAGTTCCCCCTGGGGGTAGAGTCCCTCCGGGAGTAGACTTCATGCCCCACAATGCTCCAGGAGAGGTGCCTGTGCCCCCGCCAACCCGCAGCAGCTCTTCCGGTGGCACCTGGTCTTCCGTGGTCAGCGGAG CACACAGGCCTCGCTCCCCTCGGCAGAACAGCATGGGCGGGGCCTCCCCtggcccttcctccctccacttGGCCCAAACTGGGACCACCCCCGTAGAACCTGCTACCACGCAGTCAGCCTCATCACCCACTGCTGCTAGCCCCGCCCGGGATATGGCCGCCACTCCCTCAGCAGAGG CAAAAGAGTCTCGGGTCCAGGAGACGAGACAGAACTCCCCTACGGCCAACAAGGAGAACATGAAGCCTCTGGAGAGCCCCCCTAGTATCAGCAGACCCCTCTCTAAAG GACCCCCCTCCATGGCACCAGACCACAGAAAACAAATAGACAACTTAAAGAAATTTAGTGTCGATTTTAGG tTGCAGTCCAGCTCTAACCCAGATCCACAGTTTGAGCAGATGATGACCAAGCCTTCACCAGATGCCGCGGGAGAAAAGCCCAAGGAGCTTCCTCTGGACAAGGGTTTGGAGGGGTCTGAGGAGGGCGCCGTGGCCCCCACCGGGAGCAGCAAGACAGGCAGCCCTGGAGCAccatcctcctctaccctctGTCCTGCCACGGAGCAGAAGAGGGGGCCTGACGTGACCTCACAGGGTGTCCAGACATCTGCACCCACCTTCAGCGGAGGGGCCAAGCCTGAGGACAAAGAAGAAAAGGAGCCAGTCAAAGA TCAAATCATGAAGTCGACTCTCAATCCTAATGCCCATGAGTTCAAACCCAGGGTGTTCAATACTCAG CCCAAGCCGGCCACCACTCCAACCCCCCCGCGGCCCCAGGGCCAGCCCAGCCCCTCCATCGTGGTGCAGCAGCCCCAACAAGTCTACAGCCAGACGGTCTGCTTCCCCCAGATGTACCCTCTGACCCCAGTCAGCCCTGGAGTTCAG AAAAGCATTATCTGGAAG TCTCCAGCGATGTACCATGTCCAGATGCCTCATATGACGGTGAGCCAGTCCAAGCCCTACAGACCAGGTAAAG TAGCCAACATGCCCCAGCAGAGGTCAGACCAGCACCACCCCCAGGGCACACCCACCATGATGCACCCGGCCCAGGCCGCGGGGCAGCCCATTGTGGCCCAAAGCCCCACCTATTCAGCCCAGTACTTCACCTGCAGCCCACAGCAGTTTACCAGCCAGCAACTGATGCAGCAGATGCCCCACTACCAGTCACAG GCTCAGCATGTGTTCAGCCCGGTGATGCAGAGTCAGGCCAGGATGATGGCCCCTCCCAACCACGGCCAGctggtctcctcctccaccacccagTATGGCGAGCAGACTCACACCATGTATG TGTCACAAGGCCCCATGCCGCAGCAGTACCAGCACCCCCAACCCTCGGTCACGCCCACAGGCCAGGCCCAGCAGGGCGGGCAGCATGGGGGAAACCACCCGGCTCCCAGCCCCGTCCAACAGCACCAGGCTGCAGCCGCCCAGGCCCTGCACATGGGCAACCAGCCCCAGCAGCAGATGTACCAGGCCCTGGCCCCCACCCCGCCCTCCATGACCCCGGGGACCAACCCCCAGTCCCCCCAGGGCAGCTTCCCCTCGGCCCAGCAGGCCGTCTACCTCCACCCCCAGCAGATGCAGCACGGCTATAACCCCTCCCACATGGCCCACATGCAGCAG gcccaTATGCAGTCTGGGATGGTTCCCTCCCACCCTGGCCACCCTCAGATGATGCTGATGGCCACCCAGCAGCCAGGCGGCCACCAGCCCCAACTCCCCCAGAACGCCCTCAACCCCATCCCGGTGTCCTCCACTACACACTTCTCTTACTTGGCACACCCCCAAG TGCAACAGCACCATCAGTAG
- the LOC139545800 gene encoding ataxin-2-like isoform X1 translates to MSMKQAGGNRKPGGGAAAGAGRQNLGRGRHSAKGTSAAVVFNGVYANMRMVHVLTSVVGSKCELKVKNGLVYDGVFKTYGPECDLVLDAAHRKIPKPSEGPRQEDIVESIIFKASDVVVVHFRDVDLNFASKISTDTDNFTDTAVSGRINGEHKEKDLEPWDGGEQQQHVVSGSLESLDTDVSNGWDPNDMFKYNEEQYGIMSTYDSSLSTYTVALERDNSEEFLKREARAAQLAQEIEASATYKARVALENDERTEEEKYSAVVRGEKGEREPHTLNRENKYIPPGQRNREGMSWGVGRQNSPKLVQSSSGPPRPGPHDYSPSSGADQRVVNGGTALWPSPCPSPSLRPPFCYQSGPSLPTRVATPSRPPSRASRPSSHPSAHGAPALVSTMPNRRMSSEGPPRMSPKTQRTPRTHRVPPGGRVPPGVDFMPHNAPGEVPVPPPTRSSSSGGTWSSVVSGAHRPRSPRQNSMGGASPGPSSLHLAQTGTTPVEPATTQSASSPTAASPARDMAATPSAEAKESRVQETRQNSPTANKENMKPLESPPSISRPLSKGPPSMAPDHRKQIDNLKKFSVDFRLQSSSNPDPQFEQMMTKPSPDAAGEKPKELPLDKGLEGSEEGAVAPTGSSKTGSPGAPSSSTLCPATEQKRGPDVTSQGVQTSAPTFSGGAKPEDKEEKEPVKDQIMKSTLNPNAHEFKPRVFNTQPKPATTPTPPRPQGQPSPSIVVQQPQQVYSQTVCFPQMYPLTPVSPGVQKSIIWKSPAMYHVQMPHMTVSQSKPYRPGKVANMPQQRSDQHHPQGTPTMMHPAQAAGQPIVAQSPTYSAQYFTCSPQQFTSQQLMQQMPHYQSQAQHVFSPVMQSQARMMAPPNHGQLVSSSTTQYGEQTHTMYVSQGPMPQQYQHPQPSVTPTGQAQQGGQHGGNHPAPSPVQQHQAAAAQALHMGNQPQQQMYQALAPTPPSMTPGTNPQSPQGSFPSAQQAVYLHPQQMQHGYNPSHMAHMQQVSSTFRSPSLHSEYILYEQAHMQSGMVPSHPGHPQMMLMATQQPGGHQPQLPQNALNPIPVSSTTHFSYLAHPQVQQHHQ, encoded by the exons TGTGACCTGGTCCTAGATGCAGCCCACAGGAAGATCCCTAAGCCCAGCGAGGGCCCGCGACAGGAAGACATTGTGGAAAGCATCATCTTCAAGGCTTCTGACGTGGTGGTGGTGCACTTCAGAGACGTGGACCTCAATTTTGCCAGTAAAA TCTCTACCGACACAG ACAACTTCACGGATACGGCGGTGAGCGGCAGAATCAACGGGGAGCACAAGGAGAAGGACCTGGAGCCGTGGGATGGAGGGGAGCAGCAGCAGCACGTTGTCTCAGGCAGCCTGGAGTCCCTGGACACAGACGTG TCTAATGGATGGGACCCGAATGACATGTTCAAGTACAACGAAGAGCAGTATGGCATCATGTCGACCTACGACAGCAGCCTGTCTACCTACAC TGTTGCCCTGGAGCGGGATAACTCCGAGGAGTTCCTGAAGCGGGAGGCACGGGCAGCCCAGCTGGCGCAGGAGATCGAGGCCAGTGCCACCTACAAGGCCCGCGTGGCCCTGGAGAACGACGAGCGCACCGAGGAGGAGAAGTACTCAGCTGTGGTGCGCGGAGAGAAGGGAGAGCGGGAGCCACACACACTCAACAG AGAAAACAAGTACATTCCCCCGggccagaggaacagagaggggatGTCATGGGGAGTGGGTCGTCAGAACTCCCCCAAGTTGGTCCAGAGCAGCAGCGGACCTCCGCGGCCAGGTCCCCATGACTACAGCCCCAGCTCTGGAGCCGACCAGCGGGTTGTCAACGGAG GTACCGCCTTGTGGCCATCTCCCTGCCCATCTCCCTCCTTGCGTCCTCCTTTTTGCTACCAGTCAGGGCCCTCTCTCCCAACCAGGGTGGCCACACCCTCCAGACCTCCCTCGCGGGCTTCCCGGCCCTCGTCTCACCCCTCCGCCCACGGCGCTCCAGCTCTCGTCTCCACTATGCCCAATAGACGCATGTCCTCCGAAG gcccTCCCAGGATGTCACCGAAGACACAGCGCACCCCACGCACCCACAGAGTTCCCCCTGGGGGTAGAGTCCCTCCGGGAGTAGACTTCATGCCCCACAATGCTCCAGGAGAGGTGCCTGTGCCCCCGCCAACCCGCAGCAGCTCTTCCGGTGGCACCTGGTCTTCCGTGGTCAGCGGAG CACACAGGCCTCGCTCCCCTCGGCAGAACAGCATGGGCGGGGCCTCCCCtggcccttcctccctccacttGGCCCAAACTGGGACCACCCCCGTAGAACCTGCTACCACGCAGTCAGCCTCATCACCCACTGCTGCTAGCCCCGCCCGGGATATGGCCGCCACTCCCTCAGCAGAGG CAAAAGAGTCTCGGGTCCAGGAGACGAGACAGAACTCCCCTACGGCCAACAAGGAGAACATGAAGCCTCTGGAGAGCCCCCCTAGTATCAGCAGACCCCTCTCTAAAG GACCCCCCTCCATGGCACCAGACCACAGAAAACAAATAGACAACTTAAAGAAATTTAGTGTCGATTTTAGG tTGCAGTCCAGCTCTAACCCAGATCCACAGTTTGAGCAGATGATGACCAAGCCTTCACCAGATGCCGCGGGAGAAAAGCCCAAGGAGCTTCCTCTGGACAAGGGTTTGGAGGGGTCTGAGGAGGGCGCCGTGGCCCCCACCGGGAGCAGCAAGACAGGCAGCCCTGGAGCAccatcctcctctaccctctGTCCTGCCACGGAGCAGAAGAGGGGGCCTGACGTGACCTCACAGGGTGTCCAGACATCTGCACCCACCTTCAGCGGAGGGGCCAAGCCTGAGGACAAAGAAGAAAAGGAGCCAGTCAAAGA TCAAATCATGAAGTCGACTCTCAATCCTAATGCCCATGAGTTCAAACCCAGGGTGTTCAATACTCAG CCCAAGCCGGCCACCACTCCAACCCCCCCGCGGCCCCAGGGCCAGCCCAGCCCCTCCATCGTGGTGCAGCAGCCCCAACAAGTCTACAGCCAGACGGTCTGCTTCCCCCAGATGTACCCTCTGACCCCAGTCAGCCCTGGAGTTCAG AAAAGCATTATCTGGAAG TCTCCAGCGATGTACCATGTCCAGATGCCTCATATGACGGTGAGCCAGTCCAAGCCCTACAGACCAGGTAAAG TAGCCAACATGCCCCAGCAGAGGTCAGACCAGCACCACCCCCAGGGCACACCCACCATGATGCACCCGGCCCAGGCCGCGGGGCAGCCCATTGTGGCCCAAAGCCCCACCTATTCAGCCCAGTACTTCACCTGCAGCCCACAGCAGTTTACCAGCCAGCAACTGATGCAGCAGATGCCCCACTACCAGTCACAG GCTCAGCATGTGTTCAGCCCGGTGATGCAGAGTCAGGCCAGGATGATGGCCCCTCCCAACCACGGCCAGctggtctcctcctccaccacccagTATGGCGAGCAGACTCACACCATGTATG TGTCACAAGGCCCCATGCCGCAGCAGTACCAGCACCCCCAACCCTCGGTCACGCCCACAGGCCAGGCCCAGCAGGGCGGGCAGCATGGGGGAAACCACCCGGCTCCCAGCCCCGTCCAACAGCACCAGGCTGCAGCCGCCCAGGCCCTGCACATGGGCAACCAGCCCCAGCAGCAGATGTACCAGGCCCTGGCCCCCACCCCGCCCTCCATGACCCCGGGGACCAACCCCCAGTCCCCCCAGGGCAGCTTCCCCTCGGCCCAGCAGGCCGTCTACCTCCACCCCCAGCAGATGCAGCACGGCTATAACCCCTCCCACATGGCCCACATGCAGCAGGTGAGCTCCACCTTCAGAAGCCCTTCCCTTCACTCTGAGTACATACTATATGAACAG gcccaTATGCAGTCTGGGATGGTTCCCTCCCACCCTGGCCACCCTCAGATGATGCTGATGGCCACCCAGCAGCCAGGCGGCCACCAGCCCCAACTCCCCCAGAACGCCCTCAACCCCATCCCGGTGTCCTCCACTACACACTTCTCTTACTTGGCACACCCCCAAG TGCAACAGCACCATCAGTAG
- the LOC139545800 gene encoding ataxin-2-like isoform X7: protein MRMVHVLTSVVGSKCELKVKNGLVYDGVFKTYGPECDLVLDAAHRKIPKPSEGPRQEDIVESIIFKASDVVVVHFRDVDLNFASKISTDTDNFTDTAVSGRINGEHKEKDLEPWDGGEQQQHVVSGSLESLDTDVSNGWDPNDMFKYNEEQYGIMSTYDSSLSTYTVALERDNSEEFLKREARAAQLAQEIEASATYKARVALENDERTEEEKYSAVVRGEKGEREPHTLNRENKYIPPGQRNREGMSWGVGRQNSPKLVQSSSGPPRPGPHDYSPSSGADQRVVNGGTALWPSPCPSPSLRPPFCYQSGPSLPTRVATPSRPPSRASRPSSHPSAHGAPALVSTMPNRRMSSEGPPRMSPKTQRTPRTHRVPPGGRVPPGVDFMPHNAPGEVPVPPPTRSSSSGGTWSSVVSGAHRPRSPRQNSMGGASPGPSSLHLAQTGTTPVEPATTQSASSPTAASPARDMAATPSAEAKESRVQETRQNSPTANKENMKPLESPPSISRPLSKGPPSMAPDHRKQIDNLKKFSVDFRLQSSSNPDPQFEQMMTKPSPDAAGEKPKELPLDKGLEGSEEGAVAPTGSSKTGSPGAPSSSTLCPATEQKRGPDVTSQGVQTSAPTFSGGAKPEDKEEKEPVKDQIMKSTLNPNAHEFKPRVFNTQPKPATTPTPPRPQGQPSPSIVVQQPQQVYSQTVCFPQMYPLTPVSPGVQKSIIWKSPAMYHVQMPHMTVSQSKPYRPGKVANMPQQRSDQHHPQGTPTMMHPAQAAGQPIVAQSPTYSAQYFTCSPQQFTSQQLMQQMPHYQSQAQHVFSPVMQSQARMMAPPNHGQLVSSSTTQYGEQTHTMYVSQGPMPQQYQHPQPSVTPTGQAQQGGQHGGNHPAPSPVQQHQAAAAQALHMGNQPQQQMYQALAPTPPSMTPGTNPQSPQGSFPSAQQAVYLHPQQMQHGYNPSHMAHMQQVSSTFRSPSLHSEYILYEQAHMQSGMVPSHPGHPQMMLMATQQPGGHQPQLPQNALNPIPVSSTTHFSYLAHPQVQQHHQ, encoded by the exons TGTGACCTGGTCCTAGATGCAGCCCACAGGAAGATCCCTAAGCCCAGCGAGGGCCCGCGACAGGAAGACATTGTGGAAAGCATCATCTTCAAGGCTTCTGACGTGGTGGTGGTGCACTTCAGAGACGTGGACCTCAATTTTGCCAGTAAAA TCTCTACCGACACAG ACAACTTCACGGATACGGCGGTGAGCGGCAGAATCAACGGGGAGCACAAGGAGAAGGACCTGGAGCCGTGGGATGGAGGGGAGCAGCAGCAGCACGTTGTCTCAGGCAGCCTGGAGTCCCTGGACACAGACGTG TCTAATGGATGGGACCCGAATGACATGTTCAAGTACAACGAAGAGCAGTATGGCATCATGTCGACCTACGACAGCAGCCTGTCTACCTACAC TGTTGCCCTGGAGCGGGATAACTCCGAGGAGTTCCTGAAGCGGGAGGCACGGGCAGCCCAGCTGGCGCAGGAGATCGAGGCCAGTGCCACCTACAAGGCCCGCGTGGCCCTGGAGAACGACGAGCGCACCGAGGAGGAGAAGTACTCAGCTGTGGTGCGCGGAGAGAAGGGAGAGCGGGAGCCACACACACTCAACAG AGAAAACAAGTACATTCCCCCGggccagaggaacagagaggggatGTCATGGGGAGTGGGTCGTCAGAACTCCCCCAAGTTGGTCCAGAGCAGCAGCGGACCTCCGCGGCCAGGTCCCCATGACTACAGCCCCAGCTCTGGAGCCGACCAGCGGGTTGTCAACGGAG GTACCGCCTTGTGGCCATCTCCCTGCCCATCTCCCTCCTTGCGTCCTCCTTTTTGCTACCAGTCAGGGCCCTCTCTCCCAACCAGGGTGGCCACACCCTCCAGACCTCCCTCGCGGGCTTCCCGGCCCTCGTCTCACCCCTCCGCCCACGGCGCTCCAGCTCTCGTCTCCACTATGCCCAATAGACGCATGTCCTCCGAAG gcccTCCCAGGATGTCACCGAAGACACAGCGCACCCCACGCACCCACAGAGTTCCCCCTGGGGGTAGAGTCCCTCCGGGAGTAGACTTCATGCCCCACAATGCTCCAGGAGAGGTGCCTGTGCCCCCGCCAACCCGCAGCAGCTCTTCCGGTGGCACCTGGTCTTCCGTGGTCAGCGGAG CACACAGGCCTCGCTCCCCTCGGCAGAACAGCATGGGCGGGGCCTCCCCtggcccttcctccctccacttGGCCCAAACTGGGACCACCCCCGTAGAACCTGCTACCACGCAGTCAGCCTCATCACCCACTGCTGCTAGCCCCGCCCGGGATATGGCCGCCACTCCCTCAGCAGAGG CAAAAGAGTCTCGGGTCCAGGAGACGAGACAGAACTCCCCTACGGCCAACAAGGAGAACATGAAGCCTCTGGAGAGCCCCCCTAGTATCAGCAGACCCCTCTCTAAAG GACCCCCCTCCATGGCACCAGACCACAGAAAACAAATAGACAACTTAAAGAAATTTAGTGTCGATTTTAGG tTGCAGTCCAGCTCTAACCCAGATCCACAGTTTGAGCAGATGATGACCAAGCCTTCACCAGATGCCGCGGGAGAAAAGCCCAAGGAGCTTCCTCTGGACAAGGGTTTGGAGGGGTCTGAGGAGGGCGCCGTGGCCCCCACCGGGAGCAGCAAGACAGGCAGCCCTGGAGCAccatcctcctctaccctctGTCCTGCCACGGAGCAGAAGAGGGGGCCTGACGTGACCTCACAGGGTGTCCAGACATCTGCACCCACCTTCAGCGGAGGGGCCAAGCCTGAGGACAAAGAAGAAAAGGAGCCAGTCAAAGA TCAAATCATGAAGTCGACTCTCAATCCTAATGCCCATGAGTTCAAACCCAGGGTGTTCAATACTCAG CCCAAGCCGGCCACCACTCCAACCCCCCCGCGGCCCCAGGGCCAGCCCAGCCCCTCCATCGTGGTGCAGCAGCCCCAACAAGTCTACAGCCAGACGGTCTGCTTCCCCCAGATGTACCCTCTGACCCCAGTCAGCCCTGGAGTTCAG AAAAGCATTATCTGGAAG TCTCCAGCGATGTACCATGTCCAGATGCCTCATATGACGGTGAGCCAGTCCAAGCCCTACAGACCAGGTAAAG TAGCCAACATGCCCCAGCAGAGGTCAGACCAGCACCACCCCCAGGGCACACCCACCATGATGCACCCGGCCCAGGCCGCGGGGCAGCCCATTGTGGCCCAAAGCCCCACCTATTCAGCCCAGTACTTCACCTGCAGCCCACAGCAGTTTACCAGCCAGCAACTGATGCAGCAGATGCCCCACTACCAGTCACAG GCTCAGCATGTGTTCAGCCCGGTGATGCAGAGTCAGGCCAGGATGATGGCCCCTCCCAACCACGGCCAGctggtctcctcctccaccacccagTATGGCGAGCAGACTCACACCATGTATG TGTCACAAGGCCCCATGCCGCAGCAGTACCAGCACCCCCAACCCTCGGTCACGCCCACAGGCCAGGCCCAGCAGGGCGGGCAGCATGGGGGAAACCACCCGGCTCCCAGCCCCGTCCAACAGCACCAGGCTGCAGCCGCCCAGGCCCTGCACATGGGCAACCAGCCCCAGCAGCAGATGTACCAGGCCCTGGCCCCCACCCCGCCCTCCATGACCCCGGGGACCAACCCCCAGTCCCCCCAGGGCAGCTTCCCCTCGGCCCAGCAGGCCGTCTACCTCCACCCCCAGCAGATGCAGCACGGCTATAACCCCTCCCACATGGCCCACATGCAGCAGGTGAGCTCCACCTTCAGAAGCCCTTCCCTTCACTCTGAGTACATACTATATGAACAG gcccaTATGCAGTCTGGGATGGTTCCCTCCCACCCTGGCCACCCTCAGATGATGCTGATGGCCACCCAGCAGCCAGGCGGCCACCAGCCCCAACTCCCCCAGAACGCCCTCAACCCCATCCCGGTGTCCTCCACTACACACTTCTCTTACTTGGCACACCCCCAAG TGCAACAGCACCATCAGTAG